In one window of Paraflavitalea soli DNA:
- a CDS encoding retropepsin-like aspartic protease family protein gives MRILIVLAVLFATYALHAETNPPLDSLLQRRHYFQLREALASPGKEALPEHRRLYFQAFVHNFFHELPASNKEIALVFRKYSQQFTDKELGRLLGKKIDNHAKLYEYKEAHATSQLLLAKYGHTLSEEERTDVINSDLIWKGLEKVPAQRTRINKDSRIGYKRDIAGLINVPVGFADSTFDFVFDTGANLSVITESYALKAGLDVKDVVFKVRAITGIEVNAKLGIAKTLKLGDVEVDNVVFIVFPDSVLSFAGGAYKIRGIIGFPVIEQLQEVRIDKTGFITVPQEAVNKSIRNFGIDELTPVIHIGVNKDSLAFTFDTGAQTTDLNEPFFNQYKAAIEATGKIYDMQQGGAGGYTTSKAWRVPTTIFTVGGQSVSIPDLGVKTTSSNSKDRFYYGNLGQDVMSQFRELVINFRYMYVDFVK, from the coding sequence ATGAGAATATTAATCGTGCTAGCGGTACTGTTTGCGACATATGCTTTGCATGCTGAAACGAATCCCCCACTCGACAGTTTGCTTCAAAGGCGGCATTATTTTCAATTGCGGGAAGCGCTGGCATCTCCCGGCAAGGAAGCATTGCCTGAACATCGCCGGTTGTACTTCCAGGCCTTTGTACACAATTTCTTTCATGAGCTGCCGGCTTCCAATAAGGAAATCGCGCTGGTGTTTAGGAAATACAGCCAACAATTCACGGATAAAGAGCTGGGGCGCCTGCTGGGCAAGAAGATCGATAACCACGCCAAGTTGTACGAATACAAAGAAGCGCATGCCACCAGCCAGCTGTTGCTGGCCAAATATGGCCATACGCTTTCGGAGGAAGAACGTACGGATGTGATCAATTCGGACCTGATCTGGAAGGGGTTGGAGAAAGTGCCGGCACAACGTACACGCATCAATAAGGACAGCCGTATTGGCTATAAACGGGATATTGCCGGACTGATCAATGTGCCGGTAGGATTTGCCGACAGCACCTTCGACTTTGTATTTGATACAGGGGCCAACTTATCGGTGATCACTGAAAGCTATGCGCTCAAAGCAGGACTGGATGTAAAGGATGTCGTATTTAAAGTACGCGCCATCACAGGTATTGAAGTGAATGCCAAACTGGGCATCGCGAAAACGCTGAAGCTGGGTGATGTGGAAGTAGACAATGTAGTGTTTATCGTTTTTCCGGACAGTGTGTTGTCTTTTGCGGGCGGCGCCTACAAGATCAGGGGTATCATTGGGTTTCCTGTAATCGAACAGCTACAGGAAGTGCGTATCGACAAAACAGGTTTTATCACGGTGCCGCAGGAAGCGGTGAACAAATCCATCCGCAATTTTGGTATTGATGAGCTTACGCCGGTGATCCATATAGGGGTGAATAAAGACTCGCTGGCTTTTACTTTCGATACGGGCGCGCAGACAACTGATCTCAACGAACCTTTCTTCAATCAATACAAAGCGGCCATTGAAGCCACGGGCAAGATCTATGACATGCAGCAGGGCGGCGCAGGCGGTTATACGACCAGCAAAGCATGGCGGGTGCCCACTACTATTTTTACGGTGGGCGGTCAATCGGTGTCAATACCGGACCTGGGGGTGAAGACGACCAGCTCCAATAGTAAGGACCGGTTTTATTATGGCAACCTGGGACAGGATGTGATGTCGCAGTTCAGGGAGCTGGTGATCAATTTCAGGTATATGTATGTGGACTTTGTGAAGTAA
- a CDS encoding nitroreductase family protein — protein sequence MIDQQSVTSSPSLINQVIRTRRSVFTQQFEPGKPIPDDIIWQLLENANWAPTHKLTEPWRFTVFSGEGRNTLAQQQAVIYKEFAGPKFKQGKYEQLQKIPLLASHVIAIGMKRHQDIPEMEEIAAVAAAVQNMHLTANAYGIGAYWSTGGITFIEEAKPLFNLGPDDKLMGFFYLGYIRVPSTDGRRGSIEEKVNWIK from the coding sequence ATGATCGATCAACAGTCTGTAACTTCATCACCCTCCCTAATAAACCAGGTCATCCGCACCAGGCGCAGCGTATTCACCCAACAATTTGAACCGGGAAAACCCATTCCCGATGACATCATCTGGCAGCTGCTGGAGAATGCCAACTGGGCGCCTACCCATAAACTCACCGAACCCTGGCGTTTTACCGTATTCAGCGGTGAAGGGCGCAATACATTAGCACAACAGCAAGCTGTTATATATAAGGAATTTGCAGGCCCAAAGTTCAAACAGGGTAAGTACGAGCAGCTGCAAAAGATCCCCTTGCTGGCCTCCCATGTTATTGCCATCGGCATGAAACGCCACCAGGATATTCCCGAAATGGAGGAAATAGCAGCTGTGGCAGCCGCTGTACAGAATATGCACCTTACCGCCAATGCTTATGGCATCGGTGCTTATTGGAGTACCGGCGGTATCACTTTTATTGAAGAAGCCAAACCTTTGTTCAACCTCGGCCCCGATGACAAACTCATGGGATTCTTTTACCTCGGTTATATCCGTGTACCCTCCACCGATGGCAGGAGAGGCAGCATCGAAGAAAAAGTGAATTGGATAAAATAG